A genome region from Bradyrhizobium sp. WSM1417 includes the following:
- a CDS encoding PAS domain-containing hybrid sensor histidine kinase/response regulator, translating into MLHDWGVIAAAFGYIGFLFLVASHGDRRSRAGRGRASGLIYPLSLAIYCTSWTFFGSVGFATRTSTDFLAIYVGPILMIGLGAGVLRRVIQLAKAHNITSIADFIGARYGKSQAVAATVALIAIIGSVPYIALQLKAVASSLETILSEDQAFSHIPIVGDVALMVTLAMAAFAVLFGTRQTDATEHQHGLMLAVATESIIKLVAFLAAGIFVTFWMFSPHELIERAMKTPEAVRVINYSPSIGNFLTMTLLSLCAIMLLPRQFHVSVVENSSDAEVGRARWLFPLYLVAINLFVIPIAFAGLVSFPFGAADPDMYVLALPMEGGADLLSVAVFVGGLSAATAMVIVECVALSIMVSNDLVVPLVLQRRPEGRTGGADFSDFLLRSRRLAIFAIMVMAYFYYRALGNTQLAAIGLLSFAAIAQLAPSFFGGLLWRRATARGAIGGMLVGFAVWLYTLFIPSFMDTSTAGILLLQHGPFGIEALRPQALFGADLSPLMHGVVWSLSLNILTYVLLSLARRPSSIELVQADLFVPNTLAPISPNFRRWRTTVTVQDIQTTVAQYLGPDRARHSFEAFSARRNVRLESGAPADFELLQHAEHLIASSIGAASSRLVMSLLLRKRTVSAKAALKLLDDSHAALHFNREILQTALNHVRQGIAVFDADLQLICSNRQFGDLLNVPPHFIQFGTPLREILEFMGVSEPADPIEREAMLERRLVAYTTDGEPYLERLPDRHMVIEILTNRMPGGGFVITFTDVTPSFEAAEALERANATLEKRVRDRTEELTRLNSELALAKSAAEDASISKTRFLAAASHDILQPLNAARLYVTSLVERQHSGEETRLVENIDESLQAIEEILGALLDISRLDAGAMTTSISSFKMADLMRSLEIEFAPIARAKNLALVFVPCSLPVESDRLLLRRLLQNLISNAIKYTPRGRVLVGCRRRGASLKICVYDTGVGIPTVKRSEIFKEFHRLEQGARIARGLGLGLSIVERLARVLKHDIAIDSNVGGGSVFSVTVPTAKAITHTAAVTSATPLARTSISGTLIVCIENDAAILDGMRTLLKAWDAEVIAVADPEGAIAAIETAGRRVTGLLVDYHLDRGNGIAAIRDIRRRFGDGIPAILITADRSPAVQMAARDEKVAVLNKPVKPASLRALLGQWRTQQMVAAE; encoded by the coding sequence ATGCTGCACGATTGGGGCGTGATCGCCGCCGCCTTCGGCTATATCGGCTTTCTGTTCCTGGTGGCGAGCCATGGCGACCGCCGCTCGCGGGCCGGGCGCGGCCGCGCCTCGGGGCTGATCTATCCGCTATCGCTGGCGATCTACTGCACCTCCTGGACCTTCTTCGGCTCGGTCGGCTTCGCCACCCGCACCTCGACCGACTTCCTCGCGATCTATGTCGGCCCGATCCTGATGATCGGGTTAGGGGCCGGCGTGCTCCGCCGCGTGATCCAGCTCGCCAAGGCCCACAACATCACCTCGATCGCCGACTTCATCGGCGCGCGCTACGGCAAGAGCCAGGCGGTGGCGGCAACCGTCGCGCTGATCGCCATCATCGGCTCGGTGCCCTACATCGCGCTCCAGCTCAAGGCGGTCGCCTCCTCGCTCGAAACCATCCTGAGCGAAGACCAGGCCTTCTCCCACATCCCGATCGTCGGCGACGTGGCGCTGATGGTGACACTGGCGATGGCGGCCTTCGCTGTGCTGTTCGGCACACGGCAGACGGACGCCACCGAGCACCAGCACGGCCTGATGCTGGCGGTCGCGACCGAATCCATCATCAAGCTGGTCGCCTTCCTCGCCGCGGGCATCTTCGTCACGTTCTGGATGTTCTCGCCGCACGAACTGATCGAGCGCGCGATGAAGACGCCCGAGGCGGTGCGCGTCATCAACTATTCGCCGTCGATCGGCAACTTCCTGACCATGACTCTGCTGTCGCTGTGCGCGATCATGCTGCTGCCGCGCCAGTTCCACGTCAGCGTGGTGGAGAATTCCTCGGACGCCGAGGTCGGCCGCGCGCGCTGGCTGTTCCCGCTCTATCTCGTCGCCATCAATCTGTTCGTGATCCCGATCGCGTTCGCCGGCCTCGTCAGCTTCCCGTTCGGCGCCGCCGATCCTGATATGTACGTGCTGGCGCTGCCGATGGAGGGCGGCGCGGATCTGCTCAGCGTCGCCGTCTTCGTCGGCGGGCTGTCGGCGGCGACCGCGATGGTGATCGTCGAATGCGTCGCGCTCTCCATCATGGTCTCGAACGATCTCGTGGTGCCCCTGGTGCTGCAACGACGGCCCGAGGGGCGCACCGGCGGCGCCGATTTCAGCGACTTCCTGCTGCGCTCGCGCCGGCTCGCGATCTTCGCCATCATGGTGATGGCCTATTTCTACTACCGCGCGCTCGGCAACACCCAGCTCGCGGCGATCGGCCTGCTTTCTTTTGCCGCCATCGCCCAGCTTGCACCGAGCTTCTTCGGCGGACTGCTGTGGCGACGCGCGACCGCGCGCGGGGCGATCGGCGGCATGCTGGTCGGGTTCGCAGTGTGGCTCTACACGCTGTTCATCCCGAGCTTCATGGATACTTCGACGGCGGGCATCCTCCTGCTCCAGCACGGCCCGTTCGGGATCGAGGCACTGCGGCCGCAGGCGCTGTTCGGCGCCGATTTGTCGCCTCTGATGCACGGCGTGGTCTGGTCGCTGTCGCTCAACATCCTCACCTATGTGCTGCTGTCGCTGGCGCGGCGGCCGTCGTCGATCGAGCTGGTGCAAGCCGATCTGTTCGTCCCCAACACGCTGGCGCCGATCTCGCCGAATTTCCGCCGCTGGCGCACCACCGTCACGGTGCAGGACATCCAGACCACGGTGGCGCAATATCTCGGGCCTGACCGCGCGCGGCATTCGTTCGAGGCATTCTCCGCGCGGCGCAATGTGCGGCTGGAGTCCGGGGCGCCCGCCGATTTCGAGCTGCTGCAGCATGCCGAGCACCTGATCGCCTCCTCGATCGGTGCGGCCTCCTCGCGTCTGGTGATGTCGCTGCTGCTGCGCAAACGGACGGTGTCGGCGAAGGCTGCGCTCAAGCTGCTCGACGATTCCCATGCGGCGCTTCATTTCAACCGCGAGATCCTCCAGACCGCGCTCAACCATGTGCGCCAGGGCATCGCGGTGTTCGATGCCGATCTGCAACTGATCTGCTCCAACCGGCAGTTCGGCGATCTCCTCAACGTTCCCCCGCATTTCATCCAGTTCGGCACGCCGCTCCGTGAAATCCTGGAATTCATGGGCGTGAGCGAGCCGGCCGATCCAATCGAGCGCGAGGCCATGCTGGAGCGCCGGCTGGTGGCTTACACCACCGACGGCGAGCCTTATCTCGAGCGCCTGCCCGACCGCCACATGGTGATCGAGATCTTGACCAACCGCATGCCCGGCGGCGGCTTCGTCATCACCTTCACCGACGTCACGCCCAGTTTCGAGGCGGCCGAAGCACTGGAGCGCGCCAATGCGACGCTGGAGAAGCGGGTGCGCGACCGCACCGAGGAGCTGACCCGGCTGAATTCCGAGCTGGCGCTGGCCAAGAGCGCGGCCGAAGACGCCAGCATCTCCAAGACGCGCTTTCTCGCCGCCGCCAGCCACGACATTCTCCAGCCGCTGAACGCGGCGCGGCTCTATGTCACGAGCCTGGTCGAGCGCCAGCACAGCGGCGAGGAGACGCGGCTGGTCGAGAACATCGACGAATCGCTCCAGGCGATCGAGGAGATCCTCGGCGCGCTGCTCGACATCTCCAGGCTCGACGCCGGCGCGATGACGACCTCGATCTCGAGCTTCAAGATGGCCGATCTGATGCGCTCGCTGGAGATCGAGTTCGCGCCGATCGCACGCGCCAAGAATCTGGCGCTCGTCTTCGTGCCGTGCTCGCTGCCCGTCGAGTCGGACCGTCTCCTGCTGCGACGGTTGCTCCAGAACCTGATCTCCAACGCGATCAAATATACCCCGCGCGGGCGCGTGCTGGTCGGCTGCCGCCGCCGCGGCGCCTCGCTGAAGATCTGCGTCTACGACACCGGTGTCGGCATTCCCACGGTCAAGCGCAGCGAGATCTTCAAGGAATTCCACCGCCTCGAGCAGGGCGCGCGGATCGCCCGCGGCCTCGGCCTTGGCCTGTCGATCGTCGAGCGGCTGGCGCGCGTGCTCAAGCACGACATCGCCATCGATTCCAATGTCGGCGGCGGCTCGGTTTTTTCGGTGACGGTGCCGACGGCGAAGGCGATCACCCACACCGCGGCAGTGACCAGCGCAACGCCGCTCGCACGCACCTCGATCTCGGGGACCCTGATCGTCTGCATCGAGAACGACGCCGCGATCCTCGACGGCATGCGCACGCTGCTGAAGGCGTGGGACGCCGAAGTGATCGCGGTCGCCGATCCCGAGGGCGCGATCGCCGCGATCGAAACTGCCGGCCGTCGCGTGACCGGCCTGCTGGTCGATTATCACCTCGACCGCGGCAACGGCATCGCGGCGATCCGCGACATCCGCCGCCGCTTCGGTGACGGCATCCCCGCGATCCTGATCACCGCCGACCGCAGCCCCGCCGTGCAAATGGCGGCCCGCGACGAAAAGGTCGCGGTGCTCAACAAGCCGGTCAAGCCGGCTTCGCTCCGCGCCCTGCTCGGCCAGTGGCGCACGCAGCAGATGGTGGCGGCGGAATAG
- the hemA gene encoding 5-aminolevulinate synthase: protein MDYAQFFNSALDRLHTERRYRVFADLERIAGRFPHALWHSPKGRRDVVIWCSNDYLGMGQHPKVVGAMVETATRVGTGAGGTRNIAGTHHPLVQLEAELADLHGKEASLLFTSGYVSNQTGIATIAKLIPNCLILSDELNHNSMIEGIRQSGCERVVFRHNDLADLEALLQAAGPSRPKLIACESLYSMDGDIAPLAKICDLAEKYGAMTYVDEVHAVGMYGPRGGGIAERDGVMHRIDILEGTLAKAFGCLGGYIAANGQIIDAVRSYASGFIFTTALPPAICSAATAAIKHLKTSSWERERHQDRAARVKAILNAAGLPVMSSDTHIVPLFIGDAEKCKQASDLLLEQHGIYIQPINYPTVAKGSERLRITPSPYHDDGLIDQLAEALLQVWDRLGLPLREKSLAAE, encoded by the coding sequence ATGGATTACGCCCAGTTCTTCAATTCCGCCCTTGATCGTCTCCACACCGAGCGGCGCTACCGCGTGTTCGCCGATCTCGAGCGCATCGCCGGCCGGTTCCCGCATGCGCTCTGGCACTCGCCGAAGGGCAGGCGCGACGTCGTGATCTGGTGCTCGAACGATTATCTCGGCATGGGCCAGCACCCGAAGGTGGTGGGCGCGATGGTCGAGACCGCGACCCGCGTCGGCACCGGCGCCGGCGGCACCCGCAACATCGCCGGCACGCATCATCCGCTGGTGCAGCTCGAGGCCGAGCTCGCCGACCTCCACGGCAAGGAAGCCTCGCTGCTCTTCACGTCCGGCTACGTCTCGAACCAGACCGGCATCGCGACCATCGCGAAGCTCATCCCGAACTGCCTGATCCTGTCGGACGAGCTCAACCACAATTCGATGATCGAGGGCATCCGCCAGTCCGGCTGCGAGCGGGTCGTGTTCCGCCACAACGACCTCGCCGATCTCGAAGCGCTGTTGCAGGCTGCGGGCCCGAGCCGGCCCAAGCTGATCGCCTGCGAGAGCCTTTATTCGATGGACGGCGACATCGCCCCGCTCGCCAAGATCTGCGACCTCGCCGAGAAGTACGGCGCAATGACCTATGTCGACGAGGTCCATGCCGTGGGCATGTACGGCCCGCGCGGCGGCGGCATCGCCGAGCGCGACGGCGTGATGCATCGCATCGACATCCTCGAGGGCACGCTCGCCAAGGCGTTCGGCTGCCTCGGCGGCTACATCGCCGCCAACGGTCAGATCATCGACGCGGTGCGCTCCTATGCATCTGGCTTCATCTTCACCACCGCGCTGCCGCCGGCGATCTGCTCGGCCGCGACCGCCGCGATCAAGCATCTGAAGACGTCGAGCTGGGAGCGCGAGCGTCACCAGGACCGCGCCGCCCGGGTCAAGGCGATCCTCAACGCCGCCGGCCTGCCGGTGATGTCGAGCGACACCCATATCGTCCCGCTGTTCATCGGCGATGCCGAGAAGTGCAAGCAGGCTTCCGACCTCTTGCTCGAACAGCACGGCATCTACATCCAGCCGATCAACTATCCGACGGTCGCCAAGGGCTCCGAACGCCTGCGCATCACGCCCTCGCCCTATCACGACGACGGCCTGATCGATCAGCTCGCCGAAGCCCTGCTGCAGGTGTGGGATCGCCTCGGTCTGCCGCTGCGCGAGAAGTCGCTGGCGGCGGAGTAG
- a CDS encoding MBL fold metallo-hydrolase encodes MNAKTDTVQSSADALRYPWEQHPGPEQVVEVKPGVLWARLKLPFRLNHVNIYLLADGDGYAMIDAGFGNEETIEAWTKLFDGPLKGVNITRLIVTHSHPDHVGLAGWIVERFNCPLVMSQVEYLQSVYHQNRGTEERQEAQRLFFRRHGMDESLTEKLLGRGQDYLKRVSVLPPSYRRISHGEDVVIGTRRFKVITGGGHALDQVMLYCADDKLFLSADQVLSKISPNVSVWAVEPDQNSLGEYLASLASLTTTLPYDVLVLPGHGVPFYGLKTRIKQLADHHEERCRLIAEACREVPQTSRALVPVVFNKHVLDEHQMGFAAGELVAHVNYMIVEGRLTAEMKDGVLQFRTT; translated from the coding sequence ATGAACGCAAAGACCGACACCGTGCAGTCCTCCGCCGACGCCCTGCGCTATCCTTGGGAACAGCATCCCGGCCCCGAACAGGTCGTCGAGGTGAAGCCCGGCGTGTTGTGGGCGCGGCTGAAGCTGCCGTTCCGCCTCAACCATGTGAACATCTACCTGCTCGCCGATGGTGACGGCTATGCCATGATCGATGCCGGCTTCGGCAATGAGGAGACGATCGAAGCCTGGACGAAGCTGTTCGACGGGCCGCTGAAGGGCGTCAACATCACGCGCCTGATCGTGACCCATTCCCATCCCGATCATGTCGGTCTGGCCGGGTGGATCGTCGAGCGGTTCAACTGCCCGCTGGTGATGTCGCAGGTCGAATATCTGCAATCGGTCTATCACCAGAACCGCGGCACCGAGGAGCGGCAGGAAGCACAGCGGCTATTCTTCCGCCGCCACGGCATGGACGAGTCGCTCACCGAAAAACTGCTCGGCCGCGGCCAGGACTATCTCAAGCGCGTCTCGGTGCTGCCGCCGTCCTACCGCCGCATCTCGCATGGCGAGGACGTCGTGATCGGCACGCGGCGCTTCAAGGTGATCACCGGCGGCGGTCACGCACTCGACCAGGTGATGCTGTATTGCGCCGACGACAAGCTGTTCCTCTCGGCCGACCAGGTGCTGAGCAAGATCTCGCCGAACGTCAGCGTGTGGGCGGTCGAACCCGACCAGAACTCACTCGGCGAATATCTGGCCTCGCTCGCCAGCCTCACCACGACTCTCCCCTATGACGTGCTGGTGCTGCCCGGCCACGGCGTGCCGTTCTACGGGCTCAAGACCCGCATCAAGCAGCTCGCCGATCACCACGAGGAGCGCTGCCGCCTGATCGCGGAAGCCTGCCGCGAGGTGCCGCAGACCTCGCGCGCCCTGGTGCCCGTGGTGTTCAACAAGCACGTGCTGGACGAACATCAGATGGGTTTCGCCGCCGGCGAACTGGTCGCCCACGTCAACTACATGATCGTGGAAGGCCGGTTGACGGCGGAGATGAAAGACGGCGTGCTGCAGTTCAGGACGACCTGA